Proteins from a single region of Antechinus flavipes isolate AdamAnt ecotype Samford, QLD, Australia chromosome 2, AdamAnt_v2, whole genome shotgun sequence:
- the NANP gene encoding N-acylneuraminate-9-phosphatase, which yields MSCADSRGCEMGLNRVRAVFLDLDNTLIDTAEASRRAMLEVIQLLKSKYQYKEGEADIISEKVQVKISRECYRQSKMNITDLRISHWEEAIQEIKGETANRELAKECYFLWKSTRLQHITLSEDVKNMLTELRKEVLLLLLTNGDTQTQREKIEACACQPYFDAIVVGGEQKEEKPAPSIFYYCCDLLGVQPGDCVMVGDTLETDIQGGLNAGLKATIWINKNGIVPQKQSPVPHYVISSVLELRAILQNIDYIPSVSP from the exons ATGAGTTGTGCGGACAGCCGGGGCTGCGAGATGGGGCTGAACCGGGTGAGGGCAGTGTTCCTGGACCTGGACAACACGCTGATAGATACGGCAGAGGCGAGTAGGAGAGCCATGTTGGAG GTAATACAACTATTAAAGTCAAAATACCAATACAAAGAAGGAGAAGCTGATATCATCTCTGAAAAAGTCCAAGTTAAAATCAGCCGAGAGTGCTACAGACAGTCCAAAATGAACATTACTGATCTAAGGATTTCACATTGGGAAGAAGCTATTCAAGAAATAAAAGGTGAAACAGCCAATAGGGAATTAGCTAAGGAGTGTTATTTCCTGTGGAAATCTACACGTCTACAGCACATAACTTTATCAGAAGATGTAAAAAATATGTTGACTGAACTTCGAAAAGaggtcctcctcctccttttgacTAATGGTGATACACAGACACAGAGGGAGAAAATTGAGGCCTGTGCCTGTCAGCCATATTTTGATGCAATTGTTGTAGGTGGAgagcaaaaggaggaaaaaccaGCACCATCTATATTTTATTACTGCTGTGATCTCCTTGGGGTGCAGCCAGGAGACTGTGTGATGGTTGGGGATACTCTAGAAACAGATATCCAAGGAGGTCTTAATGCTGGCTTGAAAGCAACAATCtggataaataaaaatggaattgtgCCCCAGAAACAGTCCCCAGTACCTCACTATGTCATTTCTTCTGTGCTAGAGTTACGTGCTATCTTACAGAACATAGATTATATACCCAGTGTGTCACCTTAA